A window of the Chloroflexota bacterium genome harbors these coding sequences:
- a CDS encoding extracellular solute-binding protein: MPEATKPEKLRGIRGLAVQRAGALALLVALSTFPSLIAAACAPKAAQTSSNSAPQAAEWNDPQWTDLIAAARREGKVVIAAGGEPSRSYPPLLDVFSQRYGVTAEMTTGNATETVNRLLAERSSGVYTVDVGLIAHNTSQRRLVPAGALTPVEPLLIHPEVTDKSLWYRGRYWFADEEQQYVFLYSGKPEDSWRFWYNSERLSPAEVATIKSLQDFFDPKWRGKHASLAISDPSGLASLIRLYLAPEAGPDWVHRFIYDSDVTFTGDRRVLETWLTQGRYPLVFPAGGTDELVDLQNAGLPIKEGQIPKQTPGLQTPSSASSIEAFDHAPHPNAAQLFVNWFLSKDGQSQVQKIDGALFGSMRDDIGYGNIDPSARRKPGVVYEYEEAEPWRAEAANAAVAQIQEWWDAKP; the protein is encoded by the coding sequence GTGCCGGAGGCAACAAAACCAGAAAAGCTCAGGGGCATTCGAGGGCTTGCCGTCCAACGGGCCGGAGCGCTCGCCCTCCTGGTCGCCCTGTCGACTTTTCCGTCGCTGATAGCCGCGGCCTGCGCCCCAAAGGCGGCGCAGACGTCTTCGAACAGTGCACCGCAGGCCGCCGAATGGAATGATCCGCAGTGGACGGACCTCATCGCCGCGGCGCGACGCGAGGGGAAGGTTGTCATCGCGGCGGGCGGCGAGCCGTCGCGCAGCTATCCGCCCCTCCTCGACGTCTTCTCACAGCGATACGGCGTGACCGCTGAGATGACCACCGGGAACGCGACTGAGACGGTCAATCGGCTCCTCGCCGAGCGCTCGTCGGGCGTGTACACGGTGGATGTCGGGTTGATCGCCCACAACACTTCGCAGCGGAGGTTGGTGCCTGCGGGGGCGCTCACGCCCGTCGAGCCGCTACTGATTCACCCGGAGGTCACCGATAAGTCGCTCTGGTATCGCGGGCGCTACTGGTTTGCCGATGAGGAGCAGCAGTACGTGTTCCTCTACTCCGGCAAGCCCGAGGATAGTTGGCGCTTCTGGTACAACAGCGAGCGGCTCAGCCCCGCTGAAGTGGCGACGATCAAGTCGCTGCAGGACTTTTTCGATCCAAAGTGGCGCGGCAAGCACGCATCGTTGGCGATCTCCGATCCGTCCGGGCTGGCGTCTTTGATCCGGCTGTATCTGGCTCCTGAGGCCGGTCCGGATTGGGTGCACCGGTTCATCTACGACAGCGATGTCACCTTTACCGGCGACCGCCGGGTTTTGGAGACGTGGCTCACCCAGGGGCGGTACCCTCTCGTGTTCCCCGCTGGCGGAACCGACGAACTGGTCGATCTTCAGAACGCGGGGCTCCCCATCAAAGAGGGCCAGATTCCCAAGCAGACGCCGGGACTCCAGACTCCCAGCTCGGCGAGCAGCATCGAAGCGTTCGACCACGCTCCCCATCCGAATGCCGCCCAGCTCTTCGTGAACTGGTTCCTCTCCAAAGATGGGCAGAGTCAGGTCCAGAAGATCGATGGGGCGCTCTTCGGATCGATGCGTGACGATATCGGCTACGGCAACATTGACCCGAGCGC